Within the candidate division KSB1 bacterium genome, the region TGTGACCTCCGGTGGAACCTTAGGCGATAAAGCAGCCTTGAATAACCACCCGATTTTTTCAGCGCCACCGGGATATCCACCAAGAGCTGCCCTGGGTTATTTATTGGTTCCGATCCTCTATTGCTTGTTTTTAACCGGACAGATCGCGAATCCTGAATCAGATATTTTAGAAACAATCGAAGTTCTCGAGAATTTAGCAACTGAATATGATCCGGATGAAAAAGATAATTTTGCGAAACAAATCAGTCGTTCGCTAAAAGGCAAAATTCCGTTGGTTTACGCCTCGATAGCTGGATTTGAACCTGTGACCTGGCGCTGGAAGGGCCAACTTTCGGAAAACAGTAAAGTCCTGGCTTTTTCTAATGTGTTCCCTGAGCTTAATCATAATGAGGTGATGGGTTGGGGGCCTTTGGATGATCTTAATAATAAATTCAAAATCATTTATTTAAAAGATCGGGATGACCATTCTCAAATTACCAAACGAATGGAATTGACTCGAAAAATCGTTGAAAAGCACACGGGTGATTCTATCATAGAAATCAAAAGCCGGGGAGAATCTTTACTGACTCGTATATTTTCATTGATTTATTTGGGTGATCTGGTAAGTTTGTACCTGGCCGTAGAGAATCAAGTCGACCCGACATCGATTGAAAACATCGATTTCTTGAAGCAAGGCTTGTTGGCGGCTTAGCAGATTTTTATTTTTAAAAAACGTTATAATAAATTGAAATCACATTCTAAATAATTGAAAGGAGTCATTCATGTCCTCCATGATTTTCACGTCTGAATCTGTAACTGAAGGACATCCGGATAAACTTGCCGATCAAATTTCCGATGGTGTTCTCGATGCGATTCTTGAAGAGGATCCCTTTGGAAGAGTCGCGTGTGAAACCTACGTCACCACCGGCATGGCGATGGTTGGCGGCGAAATCACTACTAAAACCTATGTTGAAATTCCAAATTTAGTTCGTGGAATTATTAAAGACATTGGTTACACGGACGCCAGTTTTGGATTTGATTATTTGACCTGCGCTGTGCTCAACACTATTCAGCAGCAATCTCCTGATATTGCGTTGGGAGTAGACAAAGATGGGGCGGGCGATCAGGGAATGATGTTTGGTTATGCGTCTAATGAAACACCGGAACTGATGCCTTTGCCGATTATGCTTGCTCATAAACTATGCATGCGTTTGGCAGAAGTGCGCAAGACTGGCACGCTTCCTTATGTCAGACCGGATGGGAAGTCGCAGGTGAGCGTTCGTTATGAAGACGGCAGGCCTGTAAAAGTGGATACGGTTGTTATTTCAACTCAGCATGACCCTGACGTTGATCAGCAAA harbors:
- a CDS encoding methionine adenosyltransferase, with translation MSSMIFTSESVTEGHPDKLADQISDGVLDAILEEDPFGRVACETYVTTGMAMVGGEITTKTYVEIPNLVRGIIKDIGYTDASFGFDYLTCAVLNTIQQQSPDIALGVDKDGAGDQGMMFGYASNETPELMPLPIMLAHKLCMRLAEVRKTGTLPYVRPDGKSQVSVRYEDGRPVKVDTVVISTQHDPDVDQQTIHNDIVTKVIKPVIPSDFFDESSIIYHINPTGRFVVGGPHGDTGLTGRKIIVDTYGGYGRHGGGSFSGKDPTKVDRSATYAARYIAKNIVAAGLADKCEIQLAYAIGVAAPVSICVESFGTGKIPDEEIANRVAKTFNLTPKGIIEMLDLRRPIYKKTAAYGHFGRDEDGFTWEKTDKAKDLAEG
- a CDS encoding bifunctional phosphoglucose/phosphomannose isomerase; translated protein: MTNINRTEIAKFDADGMLQKILEFPEQLKHALDLARSTKVSLNNEKIQNICVCGMGGSAIGGDLVRSCLNNQLNIPFFVNRYYQVPNFINESSLVIVCSYSGNTEETLAAYEDAYQRKAQIICVTSGGTLGDKAALNNHPIFSAPPGYPPRAALGYLLVPILYCLFLTGQIANPESDILETIEVLENLATEYDPDEKDNFAKQISRSLKGKIPLVYASIAGFEPVTWRWKGQLSENSKVLAFSNVFPELNHNEVMGWGPLDDLNNKFKIIYLKDRDDHSQITKRMELTRKIVEKHTGDSIIEIKSRGESLLTRIFSLIYLGDLVSLYLAVENQVDPTSIENIDFLKQGLLAA